ccttgttaaggtgagatgtggctgcagggatcacgcaCATGCAAAACATTAGGTtgcgatatatcctttgaataacccTAGAAAGCCCCAAACCCAttttacaaataataataataataataataataataataataataataataataataataataataataataataataataaagattaaaaaacaactgcaactttgtcgcctggaaagtacatttgtatcctccccccgcctgaaaaaaaatctttacaactttgtaattgtttataacttgactatctgagctacctacaatttaaacttaggttcagtgtgtcgaagacactagtaTGAATTTCACGAACTTTCCCACACTTATGTCAGCcttttgagctaccgaactcttgtgtgccaaaaatgccatgttgggaattgtgaagataaactaaaatctccaagtctaactcttgttctgtcacttctTTTGTTTCTATCCTCCTGAATTTTATGCTGGTTTCgtttctaaaacaaagcagctctatttaaaacatgccaattacagaaattaATCCCCGTCAGTTTTGAGAacatattaagctagcacaaacagggcacttatcactggaacGCAGAACCTGTCTACAGCATAGCTTAACAGGCACTCACTGCTTGTGGAATGAAGTGCAACAATGACTTTACATTTGTCATTTTGGTCTGTTAGTCATGATCACAGAAAATGTGGAACCCTCTGGTTTCTTGTTCATGTTgccaagtttttttgttttgtttttgtttccctcCATCCATAGTGGCATTATTTGTGATTACTAAATAGATGGTTTGTTTACTCTCTTGCTCTTTCCTTCTGTGTATTCTCGAAAAGAACTGCTCTGTATAATTTTTCTTTCAGAAGCACTTACCAAGATATTCAATGACATTTtattcaaacacacacaaacgtaACCACATGCTAATTTTCTAGAGGGTGTACGAAGGCAGAGATGGGAGTTACCATGTCCCTGCCAGTCATATAGTTTGGGTGGCCCTGAAGAGGGCCGTTTAGTCTTCCGTGCTGCAACTTGTTCCAGATGAAGTGTACTTCAACACGTAGAAAGTGGAGATATCAAAGGCACAACTGAAGTTTCAGAAAGCTAGGTGCAGGCTCAGGTGGTATCCGTGATGCAGGGGAACTGGATGGCTCAGACGCTCTGCTGCGCCACTCGGTAACTAAGTCATGGAGGTTGTGATGCGCCCCAGTGTGAGCAGTGACTTCTGAAGAGGCATGGCAGTGTGAGCCTGATGCGGTGAAAACACAGCAGAAGCGTGAATGACAGCTGGTGTAGCACCTTGGAGAATTGACATGCAATGTGTCCTGGTTGTACAGCTATCAGCATGCTTGCCGTAAGTGTTTGAACGGCATGCTATGTGGCAGTTGGACGGCTGACTAAGGCAGTTTGGGTCACTACAAGCCCAACGGCCACTGACAGCTTCAGTGAAAGTGCAAAAGAGGAATAACAACATGTCCTTGCTTGTAGTTTAGCCTCAGACACCGAGCTGTGTTCTGAAGGTCATCAAGATGCCAGACCTTTCTTTCGTTACTCAACGTATTGCAGCGCCAGATATTCAACTGAGACGACTTCAGTGGAAGTTTGAAAAAGTCCCTGGCATTTGGCAAAATCCCACCCTTGAAGTGGTCTGCCATTATCTCCAGAACCACCACAGGAGTACTGTCAATCAGGAAGCAGTCTCCAGGCTTCACATGTTGCAGTTTCTGCTTGACTTGGTTCCTGGATGAGTGCCTCAGTTCAGAAATTCTCCTACTTAGCTGCGAAAGTGGCTTGTTGGAAGATCGCAGCAACTTTTTAATTCGTCCAAGATAGCTTTCGAAAGGGAATGCACTAAACTCATCTAAAGGGCCATGGTCTAGGCACTGGTCAGCAAGATGAATTAGTGAGTGTACATTGTACACGAGCTGTTTTTTCCCGTATAGCTCACTAAGCTCCTGAACAAAATACCTTAGCAAATCTTTGGCAAAAACATTGTACTCACGGTAGTGCTGAGGCGATGCTAAAATTCTGACCGCCACATGAAACATTACAAAATGCTTGTACTGAGAAGCAGGCAGAAGAGGCTTTAGGACAACAGGCCCCACATAAAGGAGGAATGTCCGAAACTCTGTTGCCTTCCACCGATCAAGCTCTTCTGTACCCCTTGGTTTCCGCTGAAAACATGTTGGAAAGGCCTTGGATGCCTCTCGCAGGCTTTCATTCAGTTGATTGCGATACAGTCTGCTCAGTCTGTTATTGTGGCCTTGGCATACCCAATTCCTTAAAAGTCGTCGCATGACTCCCAGGCAAACGAGATGCATGTATTCAGATGGGAAGAATGCAATCACGTCGACGTCAAGGGAAAGGAATGGTGAAACACCAGAATGGTGGtgcttgttctcttgagatcgaaatgatACATTTGTCCGTGCAGCTGCATGAAGTctgggaaatgtcaccctgttctcaaggtgctgccctttttggttgcatcgctcgcacgcataatagccagtgtggccaacaatacatttgacatagctccttgcaggagcatcgcaaaccatggctccaatgctcacccgaacatgaacatctcctatgcttaTCCCCTCAGATTAGGTCGGAGACCTCTTGCAAAAATGGCTCTAGATAATCCTGCAGACATGGCGGCTTCCCTGCACCAAAGTACACACTGACAacaaatggcggtgatgcctccacatttgttatgcggcacaaaatgggCCAAAAGGCgagctggctacttttgtaaagagggactccgtcaatgttgccctgtagcttcagttcacttggaactacttgccccggctgcaacacttgacgaattccttctgcaagaCCAAAGTGCACGAATGACCCATTTTGCTCCACCTgtgctttgcgctcagttttcaaaactgtcctagcatcttttggaaggtcggagatgcctcttcgccggcagaaatcgaggacatcgttaatgcacgcatgcgtcatattatgtttggaagcaattacagcaaacTCTTCACTTGCCGACAGTTGTTCAGAAAGTACATGAGTGagcgttggactacaagtgaaggctattccctcatctaGCCCAGTGCAGCTGTCTGAAGCGACAAAGTCATCTGACTCATCACTCGATTCGCTtccttggggacctcctttgtcacttgagctgctatcagagTCGCTttgctcacatgaggacgtacccgcactcTCCGATTGGAATTCGTCGACACAAGGAGATTCTTGTCTGCAGACGTCGTCGACAAAGGCTTCGCTACTCGaccgctcgttcaaccgtttgaacggaggctcaccaccgtcatccgtGGAAAGTGAACTTCgcgattgtctgctggttcccggcttcagaggcgaaagtcgctctacgcgagaactgtctgcagaggtgaagcttgcacCTTCGTTGTTGGACGAGGAAGGCCCAGCATTACGcggcgcgagtcctagctcattcattatcttgttgtattcctttcttacggctcgacatttcctccacttggacggcatgatgagcgagagggatgagtcagatgccgaaaccgcaacgctgtagcccgtTCCGAAAAACGCAAGAGgacggcgaggcgaaagcgtggacagcagcagagCAGTGGGacagtcagtcacagcaagggGCAGCCGACCAGCGAAAGCATGAGCCGAATCGAATCGAACGGATTTTTTTTAAAGGCCCGctcgaatgccaaggtgcagaccCGGTGCAGGCGTTGTGTTttgtccgactaatgtgcacggtgtgcgttaaataggtcttgaaCTGCCGGTGTAATCGACTTCagagacgttaatatacccgcaCTTGCAGATACCCGGCAGATacccgtaagctgggttttaacggcgcttgcgcatgtgtgctgtgtcgtctgctgcactgctgcttcgcacctgtaccgcAGTGTATTAGTATATAAGGTACATTCAAGGACACTGTAACTGCACGACTGCACCAAGTCGGCATTGACAGTAGaaagggtgcagcaaaatcgcgaaccagccctgcagctttcctGTACATGTTGAAACGAACGGTGTGTTTCACATAGGGTGTTCagaaggcgccattgctgcaccgctgaaactaATGAACTGTTaatgcaggtgaatcgaacgtgtCAAAAGtgcgttcgattcacctgcaccacctgccactagtacactctacagccatagaaagctggattgcggatcggattaatacaaacattaatatacaatttattttttcgtttttgtcattcagTTCTGGTGCGACCCGCGcaacttgaacgcgcttcccggtacGCTTGTTTTATTGCGTATCATGTGCCGTAATTCATGAAATAacaatgtacttttgcactggtGATTTGAGAGGTGGCGCACAGTGATGCTTAAGGAATTTCGGGACTATAAAAGAGCGTCGGTTCCTCCAAATCCTCTCTCCTATCGccccggaatttgcgccatcgccatcgacgacagccttgctTGCCACCCATAACCGAAGAGAccgaagtcaacgtgtgcgtgagtatgcatctttcttttttttcatacgaGAGTTTGCTTGTCGGGATTGTatcttatgtgcattctcatctacgggtcaacgtctTGTGCGAGTATTTGTGTAGTTAATGGagtgtgccaaatatgcagccagcgcacgtgtggctaggcaTAGCTATGGGCTAGGCGATCGatcgcgtactacgtgcgctcgagatgagttcaatcatgcgcaCTCTGGAATGGCATTGAATAGACCGCTcttttgatgcacagaaagacgctgggcgtagattttatgcacgacttgcgcgatatagctacactatagatGTTGAATGAGGTGTGTCGGGCATCTATGCGCGTGATACCCGGCCACAtgcacttcatctcctgcatcgtttagaGCAGCGGAatctacacgcaaccgtgccggccaggaaataaattagccattttcgcgagaaattccgacgttgctgctgcggtggtgccaaacaaagccacgtggattctatgcgaacagtgaagcacctgaaaaataatcagagacttctttagtgctcggcgtggcctaatggatccCTGTTCGTCCcgtacgagtggtgcgtgttagtgccacaatatgagatcagCATGTAACtcttcgcttcagccacgtgttgttcacaacttagcgtaaactttcaaccgccttccgctagctttgctctccatgggaggcgagcttaattgtacctcgtgcgAAAGGATACGTGCTCTAATaaaaccgccgatttcgcatgcttgcacagaaagctccagccttatgcagtggatcgaccacatgcatcaaacggcgcatgtaaatagcggaaCGCTTGTGACACACGAAGGACCTTTAGCAAAACCTCTGAAACAGATACAGTGCATGGGGGGGGGACTGAATTGCAGCGTGCCTCGTACTCGACGCGGAGATTAGGtgcagaatggctccttatagCGCGGCT
The DNA window shown above is from Dermacentor silvarum isolate Dsil-2018 chromosome 1, BIME_Dsil_1.4, whole genome shotgun sequence and carries:
- the LOC125942263 gene encoding uncharacterized protein LOC125942263, encoding MVCDAPARSYVKCIVGHTGYYACERCNQKGQHLENRVTFPRLHAAARTNVSFRSQENKHHHSGVSPFLSLDVDVIAFFPSEYMHLVCLGVMRRLLRNWVCQGHNNRLSRLYRNQLNESLREASKAFPTCFQRKPRGTEELDRWKATEFRTFLLYVGPVVLKPLLPASQYKHFVMFHVAVRILASPQHYREYNVFAKDLLRYFVQELSELYGKKQLVYNVHSLIHLADQCLDHGPLDEFSAFPFESYLGRIKKLLRSSNKPLSQLSRRISELRHSSRNQVKQKLQHVKPGDCFLIDSTPVVVLEIMADHFKGGILPNARDFFKLPLKSSQLNIWRCNTLSNERKVWHLDDLQNTARCLRLNYKQGHVVIPLLHFH